A genomic region of Sander lucioperca isolate FBNREF2018 chromosome 6, SLUC_FBN_1.2, whole genome shotgun sequence contains the following coding sequences:
- the LOC118495229 gene encoding butyrophilin subfamily 2 member A2-like produces the protein MKLLLDLLCLCLLCLTWKTLCDKNEPKYIIVKEETDVMLPCSLSTKENVESKLFDWRKVAQKDEGLKEVFMYERGFHYNNGRPGQSEEFKGRVSHFEDELKHGNASIIIRNTKEADSGDYTCDFPRLHQMFHLKLVVEPDINIIDATDDGVLLQCEVRGAAPKPRVEWQDRDGNKLPAKDPQVSERGDRYHITLQTTVTKTSCCRCVVTQEETNRRTHAEIYVAIIDNNTSIWTYINLYGAGTLAVLAVVFLLHENRNNKKK, from the exons ATGAAGCTTCTTCTGGatctgctgtgtttgtgtcttctgTGTTTGACCTGGAAAACACTTTGTGATAAAAATG AGCCAAAATACATCATAGTGAAAGAAGAGACAGATGTTATGTTACCCTGTTCTCTCAGCACCAAGGAGAACGTTGAGTCAAAACTGTTTGACTGGAGGAAAGTTGCTCAGAAAGATGAAGGTCTGAAGGAGGTTTTCATGTATGAAAGAGGCTTTCATTACAATAATGGTCGTCCAGGTCAGAGTGAAGAGTTCAAAGGTCGAGTCTCACATTTTGAAGATGAACTGAAACACGGCAACgcctccataatcatcagaaatacgAAGGAGGCTGACAGTGGAGACTACACCTGTGATTTCCCACGTCTTCATCAAATGTTCCACCTTAagcttgttgttg AGCCAGACATCAACATTATTGATGCCACAGATGATGGAGTGTTGCTGCAGTGTGAGGTTCGAGGTGCTGCTCCCAAACCTAGAGTAGAGTGGCAGGACAGAGATGGAAACAAACTTCCTGCTAAAGACCCACAGGTCTCTGAAAGAGGAGACAGATACCACATCACCCTCCAGACTACTGTGACCAAGACCAGCTGCTGTCGCTGTGTCGTCACACAGGAGGAAACCAACCGTAGGACTCATGCTGAGATTTATGTGGCTATTATTG ACAACAACACCAGCATATGGACCTATATCAACCTATATGGAGCTGGAACTCTTGCTGTACTtgcagttgtttttcttttacatgaaaatagaaataacaaaaagaagTAA